The Serinus canaria isolate serCan28SL12 chromosome 8, serCan2020, whole genome shotgun sequence DNA window AGTAGAATATATTTGAATGTCCATGTTTTAATACTTGATGATGTCAGGGATGTGACAACCATAAAAAATTGGTTCCAAAAGGTACAAAAGCTGCACTGCATTCCCAAGGACAGGAGACAGGATGAGCTGGCAAGGAAGCTTTGGGAAATGCAGCCACAGATTCCCAGCTGATTATGGAACACTGATCTTGCCATGGAGGTGCAGTCACAAAAATCAGCCTTGTGTGGAAATTAAGGCACTTTGGATACACAGTATTCACTTCCACACAGGGAAACCATTCCAGAGAAACCACCAGAAATTCCCACGGGAGGATGGGACAGAATTCCCAGTACAGACCATCAGAGCTCAGTGGGACTgaagctctgcagaaaaaaccccactggaatattattttttaccATATTTGATAACAAAGTGAATTTACTTGACAGAGATCCACGATTTCAGCacaattttaaacatttaatgtAAAGTCCACCTGAAAACTGCATGAAATTCAGATTAGGGATTAGTGCACGGAGCTACTTCcaaataataatacaaataacaaaaataataataacaaaagcATTGACCTTCTCCACTCACCACCCACGAGGTCCCCACCAACCACAGCCCAAGGGGGATACAGTACAATGGAAAAATTTGgcaaaaagcaatttaaaacagcattttctggtCCTCCTGGTCCCTTTAGATTGTCCTTGTTCACTGTTCCTGTCACACACTAcagaatgatttattttcagggGAAATTCAATCTCAGCTGGTTCCCCAAAACTCCATCAGTAATTGAGTAGTTTTGTAGATTTCTATCTCAGCCTTTGGTACATAAATGGAGTAAAAGCTTTCCAGAATCCAGCCCCAGTGCAAGAGGAGTTAAATGGAATTGTTAGCAATGGCATTAAGAATTTATCATCAGGCACTGACTGGGTTTATTTCACTGCTTTACTCCATTATTGAGTGAAAATTGCCACTgcatagggaaaaaaaggcattttctttaaaatcacagaaggaTTTAAACATGGAAAtgatttttcatctgaaaaatttggtttaccattaaaaaaagtcatttcCCCAGTTCCAACAGATTTTATCAAAAGCAGGAAGAAGACACTCAGATAATTTGTAATTCCCAGGATTTTTGGAAGTTTATCCTGCTATGTCTTGGATGGAGCATTAACATCCAGAAAAAATCTGTCCTTTAATGTTAATTTCTCTTTTAGCAGTAATTAATAACTGACCATTCCTCTATCCTTACACAACTAAAGTAATAAAATTAGATCTTCCTAagtgtgattctgtgaatgttTACTAGGATaatgctattaaaaatataGTGTTTTAATGCAATAACAACCTTCTTCCAGACAAAAAACCAGGAACTGAAGAAGGgtgttttaaaagcaaggaGGAAATAAGGAATCCTACCCAGCAGAACACTCCATTCCTTGCAATCCACACCCATAAAAACACAGAGTTGAACATGAAATTGTGATTTGAAGTGTCCTGAGGGTAGTTTCTCCTTTTGTGAACCTTCACAGAAGTCATGTCAGCTTTAAGATGCATTAAAATATGTTATTCCCcaaatttttaaactgaatagGGACAGAAAATACCTTTGTggggagaaaattattttaaacaaacataATGGCAGGGTTTTTAACcagggttgttttcttttgctttccttagGCACTAAGAGTTGGCATCACTTATGTTTGGCTTTACCATCattaagaaaaattacaatttttctcaAATGACAATTAATGGAATGGATATGAATTAACTGATCCTAATTAAAGCAGAAGGATTGATCAAGTTGAACAATCCCAATTAGGATAATCTTCTTTTTACTCTTTGATTAGAAGGTTAAAAACCCAACAGGAGTGGTGACCAATGGCTCAATGGCactgaaataaaccaaaaatcaatgcaaacacagtgaaaaatgggtgaaactgctgcttttctgtaaaCTTCTTCCAGGATAAATTCATAATAATTCCCCATTTCAGTGACTACTTCAAGCCAGCTGTCAGCACTGTCCCTTTGGCTgaagtgcatttaaaaaagcaaatgattACATGATAATGTAAAGCCACACACATTAGAATATCTGTACATACACACAGAACAGGGGCAAAAGCTGTGGAATATTGAAAATTACCAGCACCACAAGGAGCTCCTACCACTGCTCCCAGCTAAAGTCATCTCCTCTGccaaagacaaggaaaaagcCTAAAATGGTAAGGAAAATGACTGCATTGCCAGCCAGCACCAGGCCACAGGCTCCCCACTTGATCTGAAATGCAAGAAATGGAACAATCAAAGCAGTTCTTGGAAAAGATGCTCAGGACAGTTATTTATTTCTAGGCATTAGATCAgctaaaacactaaaaaaaaatcaaaatactacAGAAAGGTGCTAAAAGCAGAAGAGGCAAACAATAAAGAATTCAATTTGTGTGACTAATTATTCAATTAGCAGCCACTTGTATCACTAAGAAACACTTCAGCCAAGCTACTGCTAGGATTTAGAAGAAAATGATGACTTGCCTTCCAAATCATTAAAACACACCTAAATCAGAGAGAAACTGGTGAAATTAGTGCTCTCCTTTCATTGCCAAgcaacaaaatcaaaatatctcCTTTTAAAGAAGCAACAGGCATGGAAAACTTGGATTTAAAAgtaaacagctttttctttttattcctgagctgcagcagtaaTTTACTTAAATAAGGAACATTTACTCTTAAAGCACACGAGTGAGAGTTCCCTCTCGTGGTCattgtgctgctgccaggctccaaaataaaaatatcagggGAAATGGGCACTGCAAAGAAACTCAGAGCAAGCACACAACGTTTAAAGGAGTGAAAGGGAAACGAACAGGACTCAGGAAATCATTGGGACTGGGGGAATTCTTTGCCTTTCACACAAATGTGACCAAAATCTCACCACTGGAGAGAAGTtcagaaagcaaagaggaaagaaCTTAGGCAGAGTTTCCTCAGGTTTTGAGGGGCCAAACTTGGGAAATGCTCTGAGAGCcacaagagcagctctggaagctTGGCCCTTTATATTTTACCTCCTAACACTCCCCAGCCCCCAAGTTTGCAGCATCCTCAATGGAGGAAGCAGAAATTCCAAGAGGAAAATAAGGAAGCTGGAGCAAGAAGTGATGCAAAGGGTCATGAGACAGAGAGGCATGAGGTGCAGGAGGAGATGTTATCTTGTGTTGGGCCCAAACAAGGCTGGAGGGGGAAAATACACCAGCTAAAAACTTTTCAGTCGTGTGAGTTCTTTTTTTCAGATCAAAAAGGCAAATTTCAGTGGATTACTTTCACCTGGAGACAGCAGagcaatgaaataaaagcaggatTGAAGATGATACCCAGCAAGTGGGgtctgagaagaaaaattagcaAGGACTTACTGCTTCCACCCGTGCAAGGATGATAGGAAATCCAAAGGCAGAGACAACAATTCCCGTGGTGAAGAAATAggccagctccctgcaggcactgctggctgcatcGCTGTCATCACCCACCCTCTTGGCAATGAAGTGGGGAATGGGGCAGATGAAGTAAAATATCAACACAAACAGGGGCCAGTACAcactgggcagggggagagaagaaatgAGGTAAATGAGTTAAATGAGGTACTTCAGTCAGAAAGCTGGTGCTAAACTCCTGTGTTACTTTTTGGCTTGAAATTGCACCCAAAATGGGGCAATTCCACCTCGTTCTCCCTGTACTGCTGGAGCAGCACGCAGCCTCTCACACGAGCAAGGGTTCGTTTATTTGACTTTTGAATCGTTTTGCTGATTCAGCTCTGAccacagagggagcaggaaaTGCACTGGAGCAGGACCAGGAGCAGCATTCCCAAGTGACAGGGATGAAGCAGGAACACCCTCACATCTCCTCTCTGGGTCACAGCTCTCAGGAGCCTCCTGcgaatttttaaagtgttttacaGACACGGAATTACAGAACAgtcagggctggaagggaaccCAAAGCTCAGccagttccagcccctgccatgggtggggACATCCCAAATGGAAACTCGTGGCAGGATTGTTCaaagaaacaggaaattaaGGCAAGTGTTGTTGTGAGATTAAAAAGCAAGGTGGCACCGCTTCCcctgaggcagcacagagcagtttgcagtgtttttatttgaatgcaAATGCAAATACCGCCTTAGGAAGTGATGTTTAATCACAACAAAGTGCCACGTGCCAAGAGCCTGGGAGcggggggctgcaggaggagccaAGGAGCtccattaaataataaaataaagctttaacGGATGGTTTTTAaccaggagaagctttgggaaGGGCACCGGCCCGCTCACCCGTAGTACTCCAGGGCGCAGCCCAGCATGAGGAACGTCAGCCCGATGGCTCCGCTGAAGGACAGGGCCACGAGAGCTGCAACGGCACAGGGCGGGCGGTGAGGCACCGGCCCGTGGGGCACCGGGCACTGAGGCACCGGGCATCCCTCCCGGGGCACCGGTAACCGCCCCACCGGGGACCGGGCATCCCTCGGCGGGGGCGGGGTACCACCTCCCCCGGTGCCGGGCATCCCTCCCCGCCACTCCCGGCCGCCCGCCCCCGCGCTGAGGCGCTGCCCGGGGCACGCTCCCTCATGAGGGAGCCCCCGATACCTTTCACGCCCGCCATGTCCGGGCTCCGTTGGCACCGCGCGACTTCCGCCTTGTGGCCCCGCCCCTTTTCCGCGCGTCACGTGACCGAGCCTTTAAAAGGGCGGGCTGCGGGAGGGAGCGCCTTTTCCCGCCACGCCCGCGCTCGCGACAGGGGGCGGGGCGTTCTGAGGGGACGGCCCCGGGTGGGGTTTAACGCGCGTAAACCTCGCAAAAAGCCGGGTTTGTTTTCGTATATAACCCCTGTATGAGGGTAAGAAATGTGTATGTGCGTGCCTTAAATTCGTATCTGTGCGTAAGAAAGAATATTTGTGCGCAAATGTGTATTTGTGTGGATTTGAATCCGTAAACACCGCTTTAAAGAGTCCCCGCCCTCAGGCTCTGCCGTTTTGTGGGTACTCCTGAAAACCTCTGTTTTCACCCCAAAAAATTCAGCCGGCCCGTTTGCCTCAAGCAGGGCCACCTCAGGACCTAGCTCATCCACCCTTCTGCTAATCAACACGTAGAAAGGCACAGCTTTTGTCAAAGCCTTGTTTTTTAAGCCTTGGAATTTCTGAGATGACACATTTCGAGCTCCCATTTTTGACCCAAGAGAAGAGAAGCCTTTTTGCCCCAGCAATGGCTTTTTACCTCAAAACAGCCTTATTAATTCAGCGATGGCCTTTTTGCCCCAAGAACAGTCTTTTTGTCCTAAGAAGAACCTTTTTGCCCCAAGAAGAGCATTTTTGCCCCAACCCAACTTTTTTTCACCCAATAACAGCATCTTTGTCCCAAGAAAAGCCTTTTAGAGGGAGATTTTGCACAATATTTTCAATAGCCCTCCCCAGGGTGCTTTTCTTCAGATACCTCCCTCCTCAGCTCTTCTCTTTTTATGTACCCTGCTCcatatttttccccatttttcattattttgaattattttgagCCAGAAGCCTTATTAAAACAGGCTTAATCCACTAAATGCTTCCAAACCAGTTGAAAACGTTGGGTTTGCTGGCTTGTTTGGCTGTGGGTCTCTGAAGGCAGGAGCCTGAGAACAGCAATGCCAAGTTGTTTCCAAATAATTTGGGAAAAGCACCTGGAATGCCAACCTGTGGATAATGACAGTGACAAAACTGACCCAGCCAGGGCTCACCACCCCTCCCACAGGAGATGTAGGACTGGAACCTCGTGGTCACAAGCACAAAAGATACCTGAATTTGTTAATTTGAGCTTTTTAATGTATATACAAATGTTTTAGACCAGTCACAATTTCATCGAGTATATACCGTATTTacaaaaattacaataatttagTCAAACAGTAAACCTGAACATTGATAACCTCTGTCACTACCAGATATGAcaagaatggatttttttcagttaactATTTGGATATACATACGTCCTAATACTTTCATGCATCCATAAAAACATTAGGGATGGAAGTAATCAAAGCTTAAGTGGGGTAGAGGGTTGGATTTATTTTTGGTAAAGTTTAATGGTGGATTTGTATTTTGTGAATGGATGAGTATCCAGAGTTATGTGCCGTGACAAACTCGATACAAAGCTAATGAGGttttcatcattaaaaaaaagtacgTTCTAGTAATGAGATCCTTTTAATTATATAGGCATAGGTCACAATATCTACAAATGTGAATGAGAAACAATAAACCAACAAATCACAGGAACATGATTCACATTCCAGTTATCTCTTTAAATAAGACAAGCACATACTGGATcaaaacattaataaataaCATCCAGTTTGTTACTATTATCTTAAGGTCTTTTATATAAAAGGAGACCTATGTGTTGGTTTCACATTTTCAGTTAATGGCAGTAAATAATGGACCAGTACAACGAAAGGATGAGTTTTATACAGAAAGCCATGTACTTGGACACACTGTCTTTGCAGTAATAGCTTTGCCACTTGAAAATGTAAGTGCAACAAGTAGTGGATTGTCTTGAAAAACCACCAGCCCTAAAGACTCACATCCGATGGCAACCTGCTCCCGAGGCAGTGAATACAGATTATTTCCTGCCCACCTACTGAGTATCCCTCAAACACGACTGGGTGTTGGTAAATAAACTGCTAGCTTTAGTTACTCTACAGAAGAACGTCAGAATTTGGGGTGAAGTTTGAATTTCAGCTCGCTTTTGAACTAGGAAAGCTGCTTCAGCTTCAGCAACAGAGAGATTCCCTTGTGATGTCACTGCTTTGGTCCAATATAAACTTCTAAGCTAATCAATTTGCACTGGAGTGACCCCAGAGATCAGACCTGGTCTGTGGATGTCTGTGCAACAGCTCGTACACCATGATCTGAAAAACGAAGTTGCAACAGGTTTCAGCCTGCCAAGAGCCTTGGCCAAGTGCTCTGGAGCTGATAAAGGCATAAAGGTGATACAAGTGGGCTGGAAAAAGTTCTGGATCTGCAGGAGGGGAAGTGCTACCTAGAACCTGGGAAGCTTCTAAACCTTCCCAGCAGAACTTTGAGTGCTTGGTATTTCTTTGATGGCTTTGAGCTGCTGATGAGAACCAAGGGAAATGCAGCACGTGCTCATTCCTCACTTGGACAAGGTGGATTcaccctcccttccccccaaaactgctgctaaCAAACCAGCAAGGGGCTGTTGACCCAAGGACTCGTTGCTTGCTTTCCAAAGCACTTGGAGGAACTCTGCCTGCACATTTCACTGCGGGGCTGTGAGGTGAAGCACAGCATTAATGCCAAAGCAGCTGCCACACTGACCCAGCCCAGGATTCAGCTTTGGCTCTCTTCAGCCAGACTACACTAGATGAGCAATTAAGCAGCAAATGGTGACTGTTAGGAGTGTGCCTAAACCACAGCTGAGCGCTTCAAGTGGATAATTCGAtccaaacccaggaaaaaaataacatacaTCAAAGTTTGGGCCTCACTAGCAGTTGTTGAACTCAACTGAAGCGTTGCCGTAACACACCTCACAAAAAAAAGGTAGGAAATTCACCAGCTACACTTTGTTGGAAACAGACCAGTTCCACCTTTTCCCAGTATGTGTTCTCTCTTGTCCCACTGGaatccaaaataaaacagaaaagttaCCAGAATCTGTAACCCTGTGGCTCTGGTGGGGTGAGCCAGGTGGCCAGAGTTCCTCTGAGCTCAGGATTCTGGAGACAAGTGTTAGGAAACCTTTCTCATGTTCTTCATGATAAGTATTAGGCTCTCAGTTTTCTGAAACTTGTGAATTTCCGGCCAGAGTTTGGTTGATCTGTGACATTTGTGACAAGAGACTAAATAAGCACTAGCACGGGTCTGGAGTGGAGGCTGAGAAAGTACCTAATACAAGGGTTTTTGTCCTTGGTTTTCAAATTCTGACCAGGCATCGTTCAGCTCCATAAATATCATCTTTGCATATTGTTCATATGGCTGCCCAGTAGCCTGGAAtaaaaacagagacaaaagagGGATGTCAGAGCTCCCAAACCCAACCACAACAGCTGGCACGTGAGCAGATTCCCAAGCACTTCCAggaattttcactttttccttgACAAAAATCAGCTACTCTGGAGAGCTGCTTTCCTTAAGAATTTCTTGGCtttgctgctccccagagctgaCAACCCCCAGAGTGGGGTAAACCACTCTCCCATAGGCATAATAAATGTGACCttctaaataataaatataaccTTGGCACTGGGGGAGGAATTTTACCTgcaaggaaggggaagagaTGCCACCTGACACGGTTCTTGGATAAATCAGAATTCCTGCAAACCTCGGGCAGCCCAGATTGTCCTAAAGCTTGGGACTCCCAGGGCCTCCATTCCCTGCCAAGTGGAAGCTGCCTCCTCCCCACGGGGTGTCCCAGCTGGACTCGTTGCTCCCTGGTCAGCaagtggcagcagccagggcaccaGCCACGAGCTGGGCAACCAAACATCCTGACGGTTCCACTGCAGGGGTTTGAGTTGGGTGTCCTTCAGCAGGAACTGCTGTCCAGCAGCAGAATGGCTGAGAGTCAAAGCGAGGGTGACAAAAGCtctgaatttctgctgcttGAAGCAGCAGGTTCCAGGCACAGCCTTGGGGCTGGCAGTGGTTTCACAAAACCCCTGActgctttgggctgggaggggcctTAAAGCCTAAATggttccatgggcagggacaccttctgctatcccaggttgctccagcctggccttgaacacttccagggatgagctgAGAGTTCTCAACTTCCAGAAACCAGCAGAAATCTTGAGCTCCCACTTTCCGCAGAGCTGCTTGAGGCAATGAATCAGTGATCCCACCCAACAGTTTATAATCAATTTTGGTTTCCCCCCAAGTGAAGGCAGCCCAGCCTTACCTTGTCGGGGTGAACGACGAGCACAGCCCGCCTGTACACCTTCTTCACCTGCTCTGGAGTCACCAGGTCTGCCATACTCACAGGCTTCCACTTGGtctcccctgcccacagcaccgTGTGCATGGtggacagcagagccctgatATTCCTCTCCTTGCCTTCGATCCACTCCAGGACCTGCAGGAAGGAGTGCAAGTCTCCATTTATGCCTCACTTTAGATATTCCACCAGGACTAAGTTTCTTCATTTGAATAGCTGTAAACCCACCTTAAATTTCTTTCCATGCTTTAGAAAACCTTCAGAAAAACTTtatcattaatttttatatcaCTGCTTGAAAGTTAAGACAGACTTTGAGCAACATCCCTGCTAAAAACACTGACTTAGTAATGCTTGATGGAATAGCCAAAATTCAGTGTTTAACTGTCTGTTTCTTTAGCAAGGGTAATTGCACACCTAAACTAAGCTCAGCTAAGCTAAAATGTAAATGTGAAAACCAAAGCATAAATAGATTTTACAGttccaggctgagctgccccaatgaaataaaaaaggcagcagagcaaagaGAATTGTATTGGGAAGGCCAAATCAGCTGGGAGCTTCAGTGACTCGACAGCTTTTGTGGGGATGAAAATGGGAACTGGGAAAACTCCTGCCCGCTCCATGGCCTGacctctgtccagctgctgtggctgatgGTGGTGTTCAGTGTGTTTACTGTCACTTCCCAAAGGTTAAAACCTTTCCACAAGGCTAAAACCAGGACATTTTGAGAGGATCATTCTGTTTTCTAGAACTTTGCTTGGcttttgctgcagcttttcctctccttctgtaATTCCAACTTGTGGTCTCATATTTcacacccagagcaggacagactgaattcccttcccttccataAAAGATCTGCAGTTTGGCAATTTATTGAGGAGAGATGAGAGAATTCCAAAGCAGGCAGGATTAATGAGGCAGAGGATTAGTTCAATTAGCAGCGCCTGCTAATCAGGGCTGGAGCGCTGTGGAAGGGCAGCAGCCCAGACAGGGGCACTGAGCAAGCCATTGTTGCTGTGGTCTGGCTGAGGACACAAATGTAACCTTGGAGTTTTAAATCTGTTGAGGACATTGAATGTCTGGGAGGACATCACCAAGAATTTTGCTTACTTTTAGTTTTTCAGGGTCCATCTCCTTtgccatttcttcttttctcatcTCAGCTATTGTTTTGGGGCCCTTCTTGTCCTTGTGAGCATTAAAGCCTTGACCAGATAATAAATCTTCAAAATCTGCAGACACTTTTGGCTTGGAATCTTGAAAATGGAGAAGATTTGAAGTTATAATCAAAGCATGGGTGCATTTAACCCTGGCTTTCTTCATAAGATACATCCTTTGGTTAATCACATTAACGATCTCTCAGTGCTAATGAACATGAAAGCTGTTACTTAATGTTACTTTTaagttgttgttattattattattttagaatcccagaatggtttgtgttggaagggaccttcaagtTTATCCAGTTCCAACTccctcccatggcagggacaccttccactgtcccaggttgctccaagccccatccagcctggctctggacacttccaggattATTCTAGGAGCTCATTTGGAATACAGGACTGCCTAAATAGCACAGTTCAGCGTCCAAGACAGGATAAAGCACAAATAATCCACATGACTGACTTGCTTACTCCTAACCTGCAAACCGAGGGACACCCAAAGGGAGCCAACCCTTTGAACGCTGAATTCCAAGGCTCTTACCG harbors:
- the LEPROT gene encoding leptin receptor gene-related protein; the protein is MAGVKALVALSFSGAIGLTFLMLGCALEYYGVYWPLFVLIFYFICPIPHFIAKRVGDDSDAASSACRELAYFFTTGIVVSAFGFPIILARVEAIKWGACGLVLAGNAVIFLTILGFFLVFGRGDDFSWEQW